The following are encoded in a window of Castanea sativa cultivar Marrone di Chiusa Pesio chromosome 5, ASM4071231v1 genomic DNA:
- the LOC142636570 gene encoding heterogeneous nuclear ribonucleoprotein 1-like, translating into MEMEPGKLFIGGISWDTNEDRLREYFQCFGEVVEAVIMKDRATGRARGFGFVVFVDPTVAERVVMEKHVIDGRTVEAKKAVPRDDQNILNRNNSSIQGSPGPARTKKIFVGGLASTVTESDFKKYFDQFGTITDVVVMYDQNTQRPRGFGFITFDSEEAVENVLYKTFHELNGKLVEVKRAVPKELSPGPSRGQLGGHNYGLSRVSLLNGYNQGYNPSSVGGYGLRLDGRFSPVTIGRSGLPPFSPGYGTGPNIEPGLSPNYGGNANLSSNLGFGQGSNPLYSGNSNRNLNPIGYGGGNGGNSSMLSSSSRTLWGNGSLNYATNATNPSALLGSGSGNSRIGSFDNIGALWSSSLNSGIGGGAGSTYGSGDLSYGSGEINFGSGGVGYGRNSGTSVAPASSALKGSYNGASEEIYEGLFYGEPTWRSSFSDVEGSGSFGYGFGNAASDVLSKNSGGYVGGYSVNNRQSNRGIAT; encoded by the exons ATGGAAATGGAGCCTGGCAAGCTTTTCATTGGTGGGATATCTTGGGACACAAATGAAGACCGTCTTAGAGAGTATTTCCAGTGTTTTGGAGAAGTAGTGGAAGCTGTGATAATGAAGGATCGGGCTACAGGTCGTGCTcgtggttttggttttgttgtatTTGTAGACCCTACTGTTGCAGAAAGAGTTGTTATGGAAAAGCATGTGATCGATGGGAGAACT GTTGAAGCAAAAAAAGCTGTCCCTAGAGATGATCAGAACATTCTGAACAGAAACAATAGCAGCATTCAAGGGTCTCCTGGTCCTGCTCGCACAAAGAAGATTTTTGTGGGAGGCTTAGCATCCACTGTCACTGAGAGTGATTTTAAGAAGTACTTTGATCAATTTGGGACAATTACAGATGTGGTGGTGATGTATGACCAAAATACACAAAGGCCTAGAGGATTTGGGTTCATTACATTCGACTCTGAGGAAGCAGTGGAAAATGTGTTGTACAAAACTTTTCATGAACTCAATGGTAAACTGGTTGAAGTTAAACGAGCTGTCCCAAAAGAATTATCTCCAGGGCCAAGTCGGGGCCAATTGGGTGGACATAACTATGGTCTGAGTAGAGTTAGCCTCCTTAATGGTTACAATCAGGGATACAATCCAAGTTCAGTTGGGGGGTATGGACTTAGATTGGATGGTAGATTTAGTCCAGTTACAATTGGTCGTAGTGGACTTCCTCCATTCAGTCCTGGATATGGAACAGGCCCAAATATTGAGCCTGGGTTGAGTCCAAACTACGGGGGAAATGCAAACCTCAGTTCTAATCTTGGCTTTGGACAGGGATCAAACCCTTTATATAGTGGAAATTCAAATAGGAATCTTAACCCCATTGGGTATGGTGGGGGCAATGGAGGAAATAGTTCAATGTTAAGTTCATCAAGCCGTACACTGTGGGGGAATGGGAGTCTTAATTATGCTACTAATGCCACAAATCCTAGTGCTTTACTAGGCTCTGGAAGTGGAAATTCTAGAATAGGTTCTTTTGACAATATTGGAGCGCTTTGGAGTTCCTCTCTTAACTCAGGTATAGGTGGAGGTGCTGGTTCAACCTATGGTAGTGGCGATCTTAGTTATGGCAGTGgagaaatcaattttggttCAGGAGGGGTGGGATATGGAAGAAACAGTGGAACCAGTGTTGCACCAGCATCATCTGCATTGAAGGGTAGCTACAATGGGGCTTCTGAAGAAATCTATGAAGGTCTGTTTTATGGGGAACCTACTTGGCGATCATCATTTTCAGATGTAGAGGGTTCTGGCTCATTTGGTTATGGGTTTGGAAATGCAGCTTCAGatgttttaagtaaaaactCTGGTGGTTATGTTGGTGGTTATAGTGTTAATAATAGACAATCAAATAGAG GAATTGCTACCTAG
- the LOC142633688 gene encoding ras-related protein RABA5a — translation MAFYSEEEKTEDYLFKIVLIGDSAVGKSNLLARFARDEFYPNSKSTIGVEFQTQKMDINGKEIKAQIWDTAGQERFRAVTSAYYRGAVGALVVYDISRRQTFDSIGRWLNELQTHSDMNVVTILVGNKSDLKDAREVSTSEGKALAEAQGLFFMETSALDSSNVAAAFQTIVKEIYNILSRKVMISQELKKQDPTWMGNGKTVVLQGEASVEPKKGWCCSF, via the exons ATGGCTTTTTATTCAGAGGAAGAAAAAACAGAGGATTACCTTTTCAAGATTGTTTTAATTGGTGATTCAGCTGTTGGGAAGTCAAATTTGCTTGCAAGGTTTGCTAGAGATGAGTTCTACCCTAATTCAAAGTCTACTATAGGAGTAGAGTTCCAAACCCAAAAGATGGATATCAATGGAAAGGAAATCAAGGCTCAGATTTGGGACACGGCAGGTCAAGAGCGGTTCAGGGCTGTTACATCTGCATATTATAGAGGTGCAGTTGGAGCTCTTGTGGTGTATGACATCAGTAGACGCCAGACATTTGATAGCATTGGCAGATGGCTAAATGAACTTCAAA CTCACTCTGATATGAACGTAGTTACTATACTTGTTGGCAACAAGTCTGATCTTAAGGATGCCAGGGAGGTTTCCACTTCTGAAGGAAAGGCCTTGGCAGAAGCACAGGGCTTGTTTTTCATGGAAACATCTGCTCTTGATTCCTCCAATGTAGCTGCTGCTTTTCAGACAATTGTGAAAGAGATCTATAACATATTAAGCCGGAAAGTTATGATATCTCAAGAGCTCAAAAAACAGGATCCTACCTGGATGGGAAATGGAAAAACTGTGGTTTTACAGGGTGAAGCATCCGTAGAGCCTAAAAAAGGTTGGTGTTGCTCATTTTAG